A window from Pokkaliibacter sp. MBI-7 encodes these proteins:
- a CDS encoding heavy metal sensor histidine kinase, with product MRSHSLTARLSLMFMLAVGSVLLLAGLAFNLASHHHFIQLDQDDLQQKHHAVVTLLQNLRADTPLSVLQEELSLLLGEHGDIQARLWQGPTLIWSSSHMPEIGHALPATDQLWDWQQGDEQYRGLVSQIVSPGFSAPWQLQLLKNVTVHEHFFQQFRTGLWLGLPGCLLLSGLLGWWVVRRGLRPLRELTAVAEAVSASRLNQALDETAMPEELRPLAAAFNAMLARLDEDFARLSSYSAEIAHELRTPVTAMQTRTEVILARPRSADDYAEALYASLEGLEQIRRLIDDMLFLARADNQLQAFAREPVALHTLARQLLDYYDIVADEQHIRLQLEGQATLLGDAPMLRRALGNLISNALRYTPAGGCITLSLEQQPQRVTVRVSNEGEPIAAELLPRLFQRFVRGQPGTDTSDHHHAGLGLAITRAIVEAQGGQISCQSDRQGTHFILCFPDSRAGG from the coding sequence GTGAGAAGCCATTCCCTGACAGCCCGCCTGAGCCTGATGTTTATGCTGGCGGTCGGCAGCGTCCTGCTGCTGGCCGGGCTGGCGTTCAATCTGGCCAGCCACCACCATTTCATCCAGCTGGATCAGGACGATCTGCAGCAAAAGCACCATGCAGTCGTCACTCTGCTGCAGAACCTGCGCGCCGATACCCCGCTCAGCGTCCTGCAGGAGGAGCTGAGCCTGTTACTGGGTGAGCACGGCGACATTCAGGCACGGCTGTGGCAAGGCCCAACCCTGATCTGGAGCTCATCGCACATGCCTGAGATCGGCCATGCCCTGCCTGCCACTGATCAGTTATGGGACTGGCAGCAGGGTGACGAACAATACCGCGGACTGGTCAGCCAGATCGTCAGCCCCGGCTTCAGCGCGCCCTGGCAGCTGCAACTGCTGAAGAACGTCACCGTGCACGAGCACTTCTTCCAGCAGTTTCGCACCGGCCTGTGGCTCGGGCTGCCAGGTTGCCTGCTGCTCAGTGGTCTGCTCGGCTGGTGGGTGGTACGCCGTGGGCTGCGTCCGCTGCGTGAGCTGACCGCTGTCGCCGAGGCCGTTTCTGCCAGCCGGCTCAATCAGGCCCTCGATGAAACAGCGATGCCGGAAGAACTGCGCCCGCTGGCAGCGGCCTTCAATGCCATGCTGGCCCGTCTTGATGAAGACTTTGCCCGGCTCTCCAGCTACAGCGCCGAAATCGCCCATGAACTGCGTACGCCCGTCACCGCGATGCAGACCCGCACCGAGGTGATTCTCGCCCGTCCGCGCTCTGCGGATGACTATGCTGAAGCGCTGTATGCCAGTCTGGAAGGGCTGGAGCAGATTCGCCGCCTGATCGACGACATGCTGTTTCTGGCCAGGGCCGACAATCAGCTGCAGGCCTTCGCCCGCGAGCCGGTCGCGCTGCACACTCTGGCGCGCCAGCTGCTGGATTATTACGACATTGTCGCCGACGAGCAGCACATCCGCCTGCAGCTCGAGGGTCAGGCCACGCTGCTGGGCGATGCACCAATGCTGCGCCGCGCCCTCGGCAATCTGATCTCCAATGCGCTGCGCTATACCCCGGCCGGTGGCTGCATCACCCTCTCGCTGGAACAGCAGCCGCAGCGCGTCACCGTCCGTGTCAGCAATGAGGGCGAACCGATTGCTGCCGAGCTGCTGCCACGCCTGTTTCAGCGTTTCGTACGTGGTCAGCCCGGCACCGACACCAGCGATCATCACCACGCCGGACTGGGGCTGGCCATCACCCGTGCCATTGTCGAAGCGCAGGGCGGACAGATTTCCTGCCAGTCAGACCGGCAAGGTACGCACTTTATTCTATGCTTTCCTGACAGCAGAGCTGGCGGCTAA
- a CDS encoding heavy metal response regulator transcription factor: MRLLIIEDEQRIATYLQQGLVEAGFSVSLAGTAADGLQQALSDEPDLIVLDVMLPDLSGWEVLRTLRAAGRVLPVLFLTARDSVEDRVRGLELGADDYLIKPFAFTELLARIRTLLRRGQPQQVMTHLQVADLEMDLLKRRVSRAGQRINLTAREFALLELLMRRQGEIFSKALIASQIWDMNFDSDTNVVEVAIRRLRAKIDDPFDVKLIHTARGMGYRLEWTE, encoded by the coding sequence ATGCGCCTACTGATTATTGAAGACGAACAGCGTATTGCCACCTATTTACAGCAGGGGCTGGTCGAGGCGGGCTTCAGCGTCAGCCTCGCTGGCACCGCCGCAGACGGGCTGCAACAGGCACTGAGCGATGAGCCGGACCTGATCGTGCTGGATGTCATGCTGCCCGATCTCAGTGGCTGGGAAGTATTGCGTACCCTGCGTGCCGCAGGACGTGTTCTGCCGGTCCTGTTCCTGACCGCCCGTGACAGTGTCGAGGACCGGGTACGCGGGCTGGAGCTGGGCGCCGATGATTACCTGATCAAACCCTTCGCCTTCACTGAGCTGCTGGCCCGTATCCGTACACTGCTGCGGCGTGGTCAGCCCCAGCAGGTGATGACGCATCTGCAGGTTGCGGATCTTGAAATGGATCTGCTCAAACGCCGGGTCAGCCGTGCCGGGCAACGGATCAATCTGACCGCCCGTGAATTTGCCCTGCTGGAGCTGCTGATGCGCCGGCAGGGGGAGATCTTTTCCAAGGCGCTGATCGCCTCGCAGATCTGGGACATGAACTTCGACAGCGACACCAATGTAGTGGAGGTGGCCATCCGCCGCCTGCGCGCCAAGATCGACGACCCCTTTGACGTCAAGCTGATCCACACCGCACGGGGCATGGGCTACCGTCTGGAGTGGACCGAGTGA
- a CDS encoding copper resistance system multicopper oxidase, with product MASLTWMRRWGSAPGVAALAWAMLTPATGWGGTYHLVIDQRALDIAGQSQQALTINGSVPGPTLRFREGEQVTINVTNRLKEDTSLHWHGLLVPANQDGVPGFSGFKPIKPGQTFTYHFPIRQAGTYWYHSHSGFQEQDGVYGPLIIEPAGKDPVQADRDYVVMLSDWGQDKGATIYRNLKRKSDYYNNRPVTVGDFLDQARQQGFSRALDNRLAWGQMRMMDSDISDVSSGYTYLINGKSAAENWTALFKPGERVRLRFINGSAMSYFDVRIPGLKMTVVQADGNNVQPVSVDEFRMAVAETYDVIVEPQDNRAYTLFAQTVSRSSYARATLAPQQGMTAAVPPLSPVPVLTMADMGMAPGGMDHSGMDHSQMAPATMPMNGDMAGMDHSKMDHSQMAPATMPMSGDMTWMDHSKMDHSQMAPATMPMSGDMAGMDHSKMDHSQMAPATMPMNGDMAGMDHSKMDHSQMAPATMPMSGDMAGMDHSKMDHSQMDHGQMPSPPAAVTAHRSDYAPGSGLEPKAADGGVFLVYGDLTALQPYKDYRKPDREIELRLTGNMERYIWSINGVKYSDAEPMHLTLGERVRIRFVNDTMMMHPMHLHGMWMQLDQGKGAFNPLKHIVNVAPGTTMTVDIPVDAVGEWAFHCHLMYHMAAGMFRKIVVDRPASASADGSSSPGAETVAVNAGGEQHAH from the coding sequence ATGGCTTCCTTGACCTGGATGCGACGCTGGGGGAGTGCGCCCGGTGTGGCCGCGCTGGCCTGGGCGATGCTGACGCCAGCGACTGGCTGGGGCGGTACCTACCATCTGGTGATCGATCAGCGTGCGCTGGACATCGCTGGCCAGTCACAGCAGGCACTGACCATCAATGGCAGTGTGCCCGGTCCGACCCTGCGTTTTCGGGAGGGCGAGCAGGTGACGATCAACGTGACCAACCGCCTCAAGGAAGACACTTCGCTGCACTGGCATGGCCTGCTGGTGCCCGCCAATCAGGATGGTGTGCCCGGCTTCAGTGGCTTCAAGCCGATCAAGCCTGGTCAGACCTTTACCTATCACTTTCCCATCCGTCAGGCGGGCACCTACTGGTATCACAGTCACTCCGGCTTTCAGGAGCAGGACGGCGTGTATGGCCCGCTGATCATCGAGCCTGCCGGTAAAGACCCGGTGCAGGCGGACCGAGACTATGTCGTCATGCTCTCCGACTGGGGGCAGGACAAGGGCGCGACCATCTATCGCAACCTCAAACGCAAGAGTGATTACTACAACAACCGGCCGGTTACGGTGGGCGACTTCCTTGATCAGGCCAGACAGCAGGGCTTCTCCCGTGCGCTGGACAATCGCCTGGCCTGGGGACAGATGCGGATGATGGATTCGGACATTTCGGATGTCAGCAGTGGTTATACCTACCTGATCAATGGCAAATCTGCCGCGGAAAACTGGACGGCCCTGTTCAAGCCCGGTGAGCGGGTGCGGTTGCGCTTTATCAATGGCTCGGCAATGAGCTACTTCGATGTGCGCATTCCCGGTCTGAAGATGACCGTGGTACAGGCGGATGGCAATAACGTGCAGCCCGTCAGTGTGGATGAGTTCCGCATGGCGGTCGCTGAAACCTATGATGTTATCGTCGAGCCGCAGGACAACCGGGCCTATACCTTGTTTGCCCAGACGGTCAGTCGCAGTAGCTATGCGCGCGCCACCCTGGCGCCACAGCAGGGAATGACGGCGGCGGTGCCACCGCTCAGCCCGGTGCCGGTGCTGACCATGGCTGATATGGGTATGGCGCCTGGTGGTATGGATCACTCGGGAATGGATCATTCGCAGATGGCTCCTGCAACGATGCCCATGAACGGCGATATGGCTGGGATGGACCACTCGAAAATGGATCATTCGCAGATGGCTCCTGCAACGATGCCCATGAGCGGCGATATGACTTGGATGGACCACTCGAAAATGGACCACTCGCAGATGGCTCCTGCAACGATGCCCATGAGCGGTGATATGGCTGGTATGGATCACTCGAAAATGGATCATTCGCAGATGGCTCCTGCAACGATGCCCATGAACGGTGATATGGCTGGGATGGATCACTCGAAAATGGACCATTCGCAGATGGCTCCTGCAACGATGCCCATGAGCGGCGATATGGCCGGTATGGACCACTCGAAAATGGATCATTCACAAATGGACCACGGGCAAATGCCTTCTCCACCTGCTGCAGTGACAGCGCACCGCTCCGACTATGCGCCGGGCAGTGGGCTGGAGCCCAAAGCCGCAGACGGAGGGGTTTTTCTGGTCTATGGTGACCTCACCGCGTTACAGCCCTACAAGGACTATCGCAAGCCTGATCGCGAAATTGAGCTGCGTCTGACCGGCAATATGGAGCGCTATATCTGGTCCATTAACGGCGTCAAATACAGCGATGCCGAGCCCATGCATCTGACACTGGGAGAGCGCGTGCGGATCCGTTTCGTCAACGACACCATGATGATGCACCCGATGCACCTGCATGGCATGTGGATGCAGCTGGATCAGGGTAAAGGTGCGTTCAATCCGCTCAAACACATTGTTAACGTCGCACCGGGCACGACCATGACCGTGGATATTCCGGTGGATGCCGTGGGCGAGTGGGCCTTCCACTGTCACCTGATGTACCACATGGCCGCGGGCATGTTCCGCAAAATCGTGGTTGACCGACCCGCCTCTGCCAGTGCAGACGGTTCTTCTTCCCCCGGCGCTGAGACCGTCGCCGTGAACGCAGGAGGCGAGCAGCATGCGCATTAA
- a CDS encoding copper resistance protein B yields the protein MRINQHSTSRLAASRNACVLLGCLLTSTAFAHDEKMDSMVIPTLTLDRLEWRAGPGSDVLAWEGALRIGNDSNAFLWRSKGEQLSGGTTEKAENQLLWQHMVSEFFNLHTGIRQDQRPSPTRSYAVIGVDGLAPYWIETNADLYVSDQGRLSARLELAHDLAITSRLSLQPALEINAAADDDLAIDEGAGVTRSELGLRLRYAVTPDIAPYVGMHWEQTYGKTADLVRHHGERTATTYGLVGISLSF from the coding sequence ATGCGCATTAATCAACACTCCACATCACGCCTGGCAGCGAGCCGTAACGCCTGTGTGCTGCTGGGGTGCCTGCTGACCAGTACCGCCTTTGCCCATGATGAAAAGATGGACTCGATGGTCATCCCGACACTGACGCTGGACCGTCTGGAGTGGCGTGCAGGCCCGGGCAGCGATGTGCTGGCATGGGAAGGGGCACTGCGGATTGGTAATGATAGCAATGCCTTCTTGTGGCGCAGCAAGGGCGAGCAGCTTAGCGGCGGGACGACTGAAAAGGCAGAAAATCAGCTGTTATGGCAGCACATGGTCAGTGAGTTTTTCAATCTGCATACCGGTATACGGCAGGACCAACGGCCGTCACCGACACGCAGCTACGCGGTGATCGGTGTGGACGGGCTGGCGCCTTACTGGATCGAGACCAATGCTGACCTGTATGTCAGCGATCAGGGGCGACTGAGTGCACGGTTGGAGCTGGCCCACGATCTGGCCATTACTTCCCGGCTCAGCCTGCAGCCTGCGCTGGAGATCAATGCTGCGGCCGATGATGACCTGGCGATTGATGAAGGAGCAGGGGTGACCCGTTCCGAGCTGGGATTGCGGCTGCGTTATGCGGTGACACCCGATATTGCCCCCTACGTGGGCATGCACTGGGAGCAGACGTACGGCAAGACGGCGGATCTGGTGCGTCATCATGGTGAACGGACGGCCACGACCTATGGACTGGTCGGTATCAGCCTGTCGTTCTGA
- a CDS encoding copper resistance protein CopC translates to MQRLSRILTLVLAMLSAGLTLSAQAHMAIQSTEPADKQVLSASPGHITLTFPMAVTLTKVTVQPAGGEAITLPVQRVAEAVHTIATPALPQGTYAVKWICLGHDGHKMSGEFGFVVKP, encoded by the coding sequence ATGCAGCGCTTATCCCGCATTTTGACACTGGTACTGGCAATGCTGAGTGCCGGCCTGACCCTGTCCGCACAGGCCCATATGGCGATTCAGAGTACAGAACCTGCCGACAAGCAGGTGCTCAGTGCCTCGCCCGGCCATATCACCCTGACGTTTCCGATGGCGGTGACCCTCACCAAGGTGACCGTGCAGCCTGCCGGCGGTGAGGCGATCACTCTGCCGGTGCAGCGGGTGGCCGAAGCGGTACATACCATTGCGACACCGGCGTTGCCGCAGGGCACCTACGCGGTCAAATGGATCTGTCTGGGACATGATGGCCACAAGATGTCCGGTGAGTTCGGCTTCGTCGTCAAACCATGA
- a CDS encoding CopD family protein: protein MMLGTLSGWEVLTLLSKLGSYGAMAALAGALFMRNCLYSAEVEPWLRRYLWVGCGGTLVMTLLSFLIQVGALAEDGVAGMFDASLAGMLWSSGNGTTAWLRLLAAVVVLISRRHLHHAGQYRWLAGVAGTLIAASFASSGHMATEGGLAALTVALHALTALIWMGSLLPLWQHLQLTKPHHAAAVLTRFGELAGYLVALLLLAGVFMLWRISGGHWQGLVDSVYGQSILLKLLLVSGLLLLAALNRWQLVPALPASSRALDLSLKVEKLLGLAVLLVTVLLTTLMGPEG from the coding sequence ATGATGCTGGGTACGTTGTCCGGGTGGGAAGTGCTGACCCTGCTGAGCAAGCTGGGCAGCTATGGTGCGATGGCCGCACTGGCAGGCGCGCTGTTTATGCGCAACTGTCTTTATTCTGCGGAGGTGGAGCCATGGCTGCGACGCTATCTGTGGGTGGGTTGCGGTGGCACGCTGGTCATGACGCTGCTGTCTTTCCTGATTCAGGTAGGCGCGCTGGCTGAAGACGGTGTGGCGGGTATGTTCGATGCATCACTGGCAGGCATGTTGTGGTCATCGGGCAATGGCACGACAGCATGGCTGCGCCTGCTGGCGGCTGTCGTGGTGCTGATCAGCCGTCGTCATCTGCATCATGCCGGGCAGTATCGCTGGCTGGCAGGAGTGGCGGGTACGCTGATAGCTGCTTCTTTTGCCAGCAGTGGACATATGGCCACGGAGGGCGGTCTGGCAGCCCTTACGGTGGCATTGCATGCGCTGACCGCACTGATCTGGATGGGCAGCCTGTTGCCACTGTGGCAGCACCTGCAGCTGACTAAACCCCATCATGCAGCAGCGGTGCTGACGCGCTTTGGGGAGCTGGCGGGATATCTGGTGGCCCTGTTGCTGCTGGCCGGAGTCTTCATGCTGTGGCGCATCAGTGGTGGCCACTGGCAGGGGCTGGTGGATTCTGTGTATGGCCAGAGCATACTGCTCAAGCTGCTGCTGGTGAGCGGATTATTGCTGCTGGCCGCGCTCAATCGCTGGCAACTGGTGCCAGCGTTACCCGCCAGCAGCCGCGCACTTGACCTGTCCCTGAAGGTGGAAAAGCTGCTCGGACTGGCGGTGCTGCTGGTCACAGTATTGCTGACGACCCTGATGGGACCGGAAGGCTGA
- a CDS encoding diguanylate cyclase, whose protein sequence is MIDERGAELQQQLQLLAEQFIAHLHSEVPALQQLAASLPDAGTSTRETLADLRQRLHRLAGSAGTYGFEQLGQDCRNREQQTDQLLTLDSIEPEKLLRLAQAMHTLSVPQPTASQSLTSLLTPEPVPEQQDDTLLYILEADQDMADSLQNTLSNFGYRVRLFADDALLHQACLQQRPDALIVDFDHHPQLNKAAMLSNGQANLTVPLFVLTSQDDFATQLKAASAGASGFLSKPVNFSALENSLERYFRRQTDEPYRVLIIDDDHELSSRYALVLRAAGMMVEVLDNPADIHPTLMRFHPEIILLDVNMPECPGPYLAQIIRFHDELLQIAIVYVSGVVDAHRQMDALLRAGDDFITKPVSDQTLITTVFARVRRARTLANSLSRDSLTGLITHANIKEQVVLETERARRFDKVTSVVMLDIDHFKRVNDTYGHLTGDNVIRTLANMLRQRLRKIDSIGRYGGEEFALVMPQSSSADAARVIDQIREDFAKLQFQAGDETFTVTFSAGITDTSSPIESKQVLEVADRALYAAKTAGRNQVRVLLE, encoded by the coding sequence ATGATCGATGAACGCGGCGCCGAGCTGCAGCAGCAACTGCAACTTCTGGCCGAGCAGTTTATCGCCCATCTGCACAGTGAAGTACCTGCGTTACAGCAGCTGGCCGCCAGCCTGCCCGATGCCGGTACCAGTACCCGGGAAACCCTGGCCGATCTGCGCCAGCGACTGCACCGACTGGCTGGCAGTGCCGGCACCTACGGTTTTGAACAGCTGGGCCAGGACTGCCGCAACAGGGAGCAGCAGACCGATCAGCTGCTGACCCTCGACAGCATTGAGCCCGAAAAGCTGCTGCGACTGGCGCAAGCCATGCACACTCTCAGCGTACCGCAACCGACGGCGTCGCAGTCCCTGACCTCGCTGCTGACGCCTGAGCCGGTCCCGGAACAGCAGGACGATACGCTGCTGTATATTCTCGAGGCCGATCAGGACATGGCCGACAGCCTGCAGAACACCCTGAGTAACTTCGGTTACCGGGTCCGGCTGTTCGCCGACGACGCCCTTCTGCATCAGGCCTGCCTGCAGCAGCGTCCCGATGCGCTGATTGTCGACTTTGATCACCATCCGCAACTGAATAAGGCCGCCATGCTGAGTAACGGCCAGGCCAACCTCACTGTGCCGCTGTTCGTTCTTACCAGCCAGGATGACTTCGCCACCCAGCTCAAGGCTGCCAGTGCTGGCGCCAGTGGTTTTCTCAGCAAGCCGGTGAACTTTTCAGCACTGGAGAACAGCCTCGAACGTTACTTCCGGCGTCAGACCGACGAACCCTACCGGGTACTTATCATCGATGATGACCATGAGCTGTCATCGCGTTATGCACTGGTACTGCGCGCCGCCGGGATGATGGTGGAAGTGCTGGACAACCCGGCGGATATTCACCCGACGCTGATGCGTTTTCACCCCGAAATCATTCTGCTCGACGTCAATATGCCGGAGTGTCCCGGCCCTTATCTGGCGCAGATCATCCGCTTCCATGATGAGTTGCTGCAGATTGCCATTGTCTATGTGTCCGGCGTGGTGGACGCACACCGGCAGATGGATGCCCTGCTACGTGCCGGGGATGACTTCATCACCAAACCCGTCAGTGACCAGACGCTGATTACTACCGTCTTTGCCCGGGTACGTCGCGCCCGCACCCTCGCCAACTCCCTGTCACGGGACAGCCTGACCGGGCTGATCACCCACGCCAATATCAAGGAGCAGGTCGTGCTGGAGACGGAACGTGCCCGCCGGTTCGACAAGGTGACCAGTGTGGTGATGCTGGATATCGACCACTTCAAACGGGTCAATGACACCTATGGTCATCTCACTGGTGACAACGTCATCCGCACCCTGGCCAACATGCTGCGCCAGCGTCTGCGTAAGATTGACAGCATTGGCCGTTACGGGGGTGAGGAGTTCGCTCTGGTGATGCCGCAGAGTAGCAGTGCAGATGCCGCCCGGGTGATCGACCAGATTCGTGAGGACTTTGCCAAACTGCAGTTTCAGGCGGGCGATGAAACCTTCACCGTCACCTTCAGCGCCGGTATCACGGACACCTCCAGCCCGATCGAATCGAAGCAGGTGCTGGAGGTGGCTGACCGTGCCCTGTACGCCGCCAAGACCGCTGGCCGTAATCAGGTCAGGGTGCTGCTGGAGTAA
- a CDS encoding response regulator, whose translation MDELKRIMHVEDDPSIQAVARVALEVVGGFQVLTCSSGQEALDKVQDFAPHFILLDVMMPGIDGAETLERLRKLVDLTDIPVAFMTAKVQPEEVAYYHSLGASDVIIKPFSPMQLATQVRNIWNKHHDR comes from the coding sequence ATGGATGAGCTGAAGCGCATCATGCACGTCGAAGATGATCCTTCCATTCAGGCGGTAGCCCGGGTGGCACTGGAAGTCGTCGGCGGTTTTCAGGTGCTGACCTGCTCTTCCGGCCAGGAGGCTCTGGACAAAGTACAGGACTTCGCACCGCACTTTATCCTGCTCGATGTCATGATGCCCGGTATCGATGGTGCCGAGACCCTTGAGCGTCTGCGCAAACTGGTGGATCTGACAGATATTCCGGTGGCGTTCATGACCGCCAAGGTGCAGCCCGAAGAGGTTGCCTATTATCACAGCCTGGGTGCCAGCGATGTGATCATCAAGCCGTTCAGTCCCATGCAACTGGCCACACAGGTCAGAAACATCTGGAACAAGCACCATGATCGATGA
- a CDS encoding ATP-binding protein, with amino-acid sequence MTDQASPAFQSVLQPQQARLPWYSGGWQALLALILMLAVSEFILHQQRQQYDNEQRQELLVSMGQLRTLIDTELNSNLYLASGLVSYLRAQNGQYDNDTLEPWIRGLQQQGKYIRNIGIAPDNRISYVYPLKGNEQAIGLFYPNIPNQWPSVARAIRQQRAILSGPVPLRQGGQGLIFRAPVFLADGHYWGIVSTVLDADAVQESLRQAAAQLHISYALRNLDEDEHPQLSNNTGLLDSTAVSNDIIAAGTRWRLLVAPRDGTPVLDQRLGYGLAITVSLLTALLLLNLCRAYRRQTLILQALAESQQRFAGAFETAPQGMALLSPQGQLMECNTTLCQLLGQSANSLGGQSLLELTHPLDQPVSKQMLHALRKGQQRNYQQEKRYRRANGDWIDVWESAALVNCASGADYLILQIQDLTEFKRMERIKSDFIATISHELRTPLTAIVGALDLVRAGVVGDAPAQLTTMLDIAHDNSQRLSQLIDDLLDMDKLRRGQMRFELRPQQLQPLLESAITLNQSLLKEFPVQFQLLNHTDVEVEVDSQRLLQVIGNYLSNAAKFSPAQGVIEIESETYRHRVRVKVRDFGPGVPASFHAHIFQQFSQADSSSRRQQGGTGLGLAICKELIRHMGGDVGFDSIEGLGACFWFELPILSRNEPETPQQHQGATAS; translated from the coding sequence ATGACGGATCAGGCCTCTCCCGCATTCCAGTCGGTCCTGCAGCCACAACAGGCCCGACTCCCGTGGTACAGCGGCGGCTGGCAGGCGCTGCTGGCACTGATTCTGATGCTGGCCGTCAGTGAATTCATTCTGCATCAGCAGCGCCAGCAATATGACAACGAGCAGCGTCAGGAGCTGCTTGTCAGCATGGGGCAACTGCGCACTCTGATTGATACCGAGCTGAACAGTAATCTCTATCTGGCCTCCGGGCTGGTGTCTTACCTGCGTGCCCAGAATGGTCAGTACGATAACGATACGCTGGAGCCCTGGATCAGAGGCCTGCAGCAGCAGGGTAAATATATCCGCAATATCGGTATTGCCCCGGATAACCGAATCAGCTATGTCTACCCTCTCAAGGGCAATGAGCAGGCTATCGGTCTGTTCTATCCCAACATTCCCAACCAGTGGCCCAGTGTTGCCCGGGCCATCCGTCAGCAGCGCGCTATTCTGTCCGGGCCCGTGCCCCTGCGTCAGGGTGGACAGGGCCTGATCTTCCGTGCGCCGGTGTTTCTGGCAGATGGCCATTACTGGGGCATCGTCAGTACCGTGCTGGATGCTGATGCCGTGCAGGAGTCACTACGCCAGGCCGCGGCCCAGCTGCACATCAGTTACGCCCTGCGCAATCTGGATGAAGATGAGCATCCGCAGCTGAGCAACAACACGGGGCTACTGGACAGCACGGCGGTCAGCAATGACATCATTGCCGCAGGAACCCGCTGGCGTCTGCTGGTGGCACCACGCGATGGCACCCCTGTGCTGGACCAGCGCCTTGGCTATGGTCTGGCCATCACCGTCTCCCTGCTGACCGCACTGCTGCTGCTTAACCTGTGTCGCGCCTACCGCCGCCAGACCCTGATCCTGCAGGCACTGGCGGAAAGTCAGCAACGCTTCGCCGGCGCCTTTGAGACGGCGCCACAGGGCATGGCCCTGCTCAGCCCCCAGGGCCAGCTGATGGAGTGCAACACCACCCTGTGCCAGTTGCTGGGACAAAGTGCCAACAGCCTCGGTGGCCAGTCACTGCTGGAGCTGACTCACCCGCTGGATCAGCCCGTCAGCAAACAGATGCTGCATGCCCTGCGCAAGGGCCAGCAGCGTAACTATCAGCAGGAAAAGCGCTACCGGCGGGCCAATGGCGACTGGATTGATGTCTGGGAAAGCGCCGCACTGGTCAACTGTGCCAGCGGGGCTGACTATCTGATCCTGCAGATTCAGGACCTGACGGAATTCAAGCGTATGGAGCGCATCAAGAGCGACTTTATCGCCACCATCAGCCACGAGCTGCGCACCCCGCTGACCGCGATCGTCGGCGCCCTTGATCTGGTGAGGGCCGGTGTCGTCGGTGACGCCCCGGCGCAGCTGACGACCATGCTCGACATCGCACACGATAACAGCCAGCGCCTGAGCCAGCTGATTGATGACCTGCTGGATATGGACAAACTGCGGCGCGGCCAGATGCGCTTTGAGCTGCGTCCGCAGCAACTGCAGCCGCTGCTGGAAAGTGCCATCACGCTTAATCAGTCGTTGCTGAAAGAGTTTCCGGTACAGTTCCAGCTGCTTAATCACACCGATGTGGAGGTGGAAGTCGACAGCCAGCGTCTGCTGCAGGTGATCGGCAACTACCTGTCCAATGCAGCCAAGTTCTCCCCGGCACAGGGGGTGATCGAGATCGAATCGGAAACCTATCGGCATCGTGTCAGGGTCAAGGTCCGCGACTTCGGCCCTGGCGTACCGGCAAGTTTTCACGCCCATATCTTCCAGCAGTTCAGTCAGGCAGACTCCTCCAGCCGCCGTCAGCAGGGCGGTACCGGGCTGGGGCTGGCGATCTGTAAGGAGCTGATCCGACATATGGGCGGCGATGTGGGCTTTGACTCCATTGAAGGGCTCGGCGCCTGCTTCTGGTTCGAGCTGCCCATTCTGTCCAGAAATGAACCTGAAACACCGCAGCAGCATCAGGGGGCAACCGCGTCATAA